A stretch of the Photobacterium toruni genome encodes the following:
- the tkt gene encoding transketolase, with the protein MSSSNAVSRKELANAIRALSMDGVQQANSGHPGAPMGMADIAEVLWRDHLNHNPQNPNWADRDRFVLSNGHGSMLIYSLLHLTGYDLSIDDLKNFRQLHSKTPGHPEYGYAPGVETTTGPLGQGITNAVGMALAEKAMAEQFNQQGHEIVDHYTYTFMGDGCMMEGISHEACSLAGTLGLGKLIAFWDDNGISIDGEVEGWFTDDTAKRFEAYGWHVISTVDGHDADAINAAIAAAQAETAKPTLICCQTIIGFGSPNKAGSHDCHGAPLGAEEIAAAREFLGWNHGPFEIPADIAAKWNAIEAGNAKETAWEQKFAAYSAAYPQLAAEFTRRMNGDLPTNWDAETSKIITDLQANPANIASRKASQNALEAYGQLLPEFMGGSADLAPSNLTMWSGSKSLTPTDASGNYIHYGVREFGMTAIINGIALHGGFVPYGATFLMFMEYARNALRMAALMKVQNIQVYTHDSIGLGEDGPTHQPVEQVASLRLTPNMSTWRPCDQVESAVAWKYAIERKDGPTALIFSRQNLDQQDRNAEQVANITKGGYILKDCAAEPELILIATGSEVGIAAQAYAELTAAGRQVRLVSMPATDLFDKQTAAYRESVLPANVTVRIAIEAGIADYWYKYVGLNGRIIGMTTFGESAPADELFKMFGFTVENIVKNANELLG; encoded by the coding sequence ATGTCTTCTAGCAATGCGGTGTCTCGTAAAGAACTAGCCAATGCAATTCGTGCACTTAGTATGGATGGTGTGCAACAAGCGAACTCAGGTCATCCGGGTGCGCCGATGGGAATGGCAGATATTGCTGAAGTATTGTGGCGTGATCATTTGAATCATAATCCACAAAATCCAAACTGGGCTGATCGTGATCGTTTCGTATTATCAAACGGCCATGGCTCAATGCTTATTTACTCTCTGCTTCATTTGACAGGTTATGATTTATCAATTGATGATCTTAAAAATTTCCGTCAATTACACTCAAAAACACCAGGTCATCCAGAATACGGTTACGCGCCAGGTGTTGAAACGACTACCGGTCCTTTAGGTCAAGGCATTACCAATGCGGTGGGTATGGCACTGGCAGAAAAAGCCATGGCAGAGCAATTTAACCAGCAAGGGCATGAGATTGTCGATCACTATACCTACACCTTTATGGGTGATGGTTGCATGATGGAAGGTATCTCTCATGAAGCATGTTCATTAGCTGGTACTCTCGGTCTTGGTAAGCTAATTGCGTTCTGGGATGACAACGGCATCTCTATTGATGGTGAAGTAGAAGGCTGGTTTACTGATGACACAGCCAAACGCTTTGAAGCTTATGGCTGGCATGTAATTTCAACTGTTGATGGCCATGATGCTGACGCGATCAATGCTGCGATTGCTGCTGCACAAGCTGAAACAGCAAAACCAACCCTTATTTGCTGCCAAACCATTATTGGCTTTGGTTCACCGAATAAAGCCGGTTCACATGACTGTCACGGCGCGCCATTAGGTGCAGAAGAAATTGCTGCTGCGCGTGAATTCTTAGGTTGGAACCACGGTCCATTTGAAATTCCTGCTGATATTGCGGCAAAGTGGAATGCTATTGAAGCGGGTAATGCGAAAGAAACCGCGTGGGAGCAAAAGTTTGCCGCTTATAGCGCAGCTTACCCTCAATTAGCGGCTGAATTTACTCGTCGAATGAACGGTGACTTACCAACTAACTGGGACGCTGAAACTTCAAAGATCATCACCGATCTGCAAGCGAACCCTGCCAATATCGCATCACGTAAAGCATCACAAAATGCACTAGAGGCGTACGGTCAGTTATTACCTGAGTTTATGGGTGGCTCTGCTGATTTAGCACCATCAAACTTAACCATGTGGTCAGGTTCTAAATCACTGACACCGACTGATGCATCTGGCAACTACATTCACTATGGCGTACGTGAATTTGGTATGACGGCCATCATTAACGGTATTGCATTACACGGTGGTTTTGTTCCTTATGGTGCAACCTTCCTTATGTTTATGGAATACGCCCGTAATGCACTGCGTATGGCAGCTTTGATGAAGGTGCAAAATATTCAGGTTTACACTCACGACTCCATTGGTTTGGGTGAAGATGGTCCAACACACCAGCCAGTAGAGCAGGTTGCATCACTTCGTTTAACACCCAATATGAGTACGTGGCGTCCTTGTGATCAGGTTGAATCTGCGGTTGCTTGGAAATATGCGATAGAGCGTAAAGATGGTCCAACAGCGTTAATTTTCTCGCGTCAAAACCTTGATCAGCAGGATCGTAATGCAGAGCAAGTAGCGAACATCACTAAAGGTGGCTACATTCTTAAAGATTGTGCTGCTGAGCCTGAGCTTATTTTAATTGCGACAGGCTCTGAAGTGGGTATTGCAGCACAAGCGTACGCAGAGTTAACCGCTGCGGGTCGTCAAGTTCGTTTGGTTTCTATGCCTGCGACGGATTTATTTGATAAGCAAACTGCCGCTTACCGTGAAAGTGTATTACCTGCAAATGTAACTGTGCGTATTGCTATTGAAGCGGGTATTGCGGATTACTGGTACAAATATGTGGGTCTTAACGGTCGCATTATCGGGATGACAACTTTTGGTGAGTCAGCCCCTGCCGATGAGCTATTTAAGATGTTTGGTTTTACGGTAGAAAATATCGTTAAGAATGCCAATGAGTTACTTGGGTAA
- the fliB gene encoding flagellin lysine-N-methylase, with amino-acid sequence MRLIITPEYIKNFSCIAEKCEDHCCHSWDISIDKSTYQFMTQKSSLKVKSADVIMRTKGDTSPYYAKIRLNNDGVCPFREENGLCEVHKEHGHQRLSQTCQTYPRSSTIRGNKKEHNLYLSCPEAARQILLNPTSMQFHQKNTTNDAFDENNYTRPNWYEAVQQFIIDILFINNISLEQRLFYIGVTLRLIEPHKDNIEELQKRLQLCCEKINNNDFEKLYSEQRTSSDFYPSLLIKIFNYHINQDSSHSYKIASSRFNLLYQQLLNALSLTKSDSHKQYKILQHGFTNHYREYFAKNSHIWINYIIYIFYENDFPSKSMCQVFDNLIDDIFIIRGALSALASMRPLTDDDVILVIQTYHRTRSHNKDYINDIKKIRSEVGINEELLSLMLIKAH; translated from the coding sequence ATGAGATTAATTATCACGCCTGAATATATAAAAAATTTCTCATGCATTGCCGAAAAATGTGAAGACCACTGTTGTCATAGTTGGGATATCTCAATAGATAAATCAACATATCAATTCATGACTCAAAAGAGTTCACTAAAAGTAAAATCAGCAGATGTAATCATGCGAACTAAAGGTGATACATCCCCTTATTACGCAAAAATCCGTCTTAATAACGACGGTGTTTGCCCTTTCCGTGAAGAAAACGGGTTGTGCGAAGTACATAAAGAGCATGGTCACCAACGTTTATCACAGACGTGTCAAACCTACCCTCGGTCATCTACAATCCGTGGTAATAAAAAAGAACACAACTTATATTTATCTTGTCCAGAAGCCGCAAGACAAATATTACTTAACCCTACTTCTATGCAGTTTCATCAAAAAAACACCACTAACGATGCATTTGATGAAAACAACTATACTCGCCCTAATTGGTATGAAGCAGTTCAACAATTTATCATTGACATTCTTTTTATTAATAACATTAGTTTAGAACAACGTCTTTTTTATATAGGTGTAACATTACGTTTAATTGAACCTCATAAAGATAACATAGAAGAATTACAAAAAAGACTACAGTTATGTTGTGAAAAAATTAATAATAATGACTTTGAAAAACTATATAGTGAGCAACGTACTTCATCTGATTTCTATCCGAGCTTATTAATTAAAATTTTTAACTACCATATAAATCAAGACTCATCTCACAGTTATAAAATAGCATCTTCACGTTTTAATTTATTATACCAGCAGCTACTTAATGCACTAAGCCTTACTAAAAGTGATAGCCATAAGCAATACAAAATCCTTCAACATGGTTTCACCAATCACTATCGAGAATACTTTGCTAAGAATAGTCATATTTGGATTAACTATATTATTTATATATTCTACGAAAATGACTTCCCTTCAAAATCTATGTGCCAAGTATTCGATAACTTAATTGATGATATTTTCATCATTCGTGGTGCATTATCAGCATTAGCTTCTATGCGTCCATTGACTGATGATGATGTGATTTTAGTAATACAAACTTATCATCGCACGCGCAGCCATAATAAAGATTATATTAATGACATAAAAAAAATAAGAAGTGAAGTTGGTATAAATGAAGAGTTGCTTTCATTAATGCTAATCAAAGCACACTAA
- a CDS encoding iron-containing alcohol dehydrogenase, with product MSNVFYMPPVTLMGPNAIQSLGAELASKELKKALIVTDGILAEIGLVDKLTDELTAHNLDFVVFDGVQPNPTEKNIEDGLALLAQSKADFVISFGGGSSHDTAKGIALVAANGGHIRDYSKGVHLSKKPQLPLVTVNTTAGTASEMTVFAIITNQEDETKYPVVDKHFTPIIAVNDSELMVAMPTFLTATTGMDALTHAVEAYVSTAATPITDASAIKAIELIVNNLEAVVNNGEDRAARDAMQYGEYLAGMAFSNASLGYVHSMAHQLGGVYNLSHGLCNAILLAEVSRFNAQQVPERFVDIAKAMGVDVSGMTQEQAVNAALEAIDALSEKVGTKQRLADLGVTEDKLAFMAQNALNDACSLTNPRKANLAEIVNIFKARM from the coding sequence ATGAGCAATGTATTTTACATGCCACCTGTAACCTTAATGGGTCCTAACGCTATTCAATCTCTAGGTGCTGAACTAGCATCAAAAGAATTGAAAAAAGCACTTATCGTGACTGATGGTATTCTTGCTGAAATCGGCCTAGTGGATAAACTGACTGATGAGCTAACAGCACATAATTTAGATTTCGTTGTGTTTGATGGTGTTCAACCAAACCCAACTGAGAAAAACATCGAAGATGGTCTTGCTCTTCTTGCACAAAGCAAAGCAGACTTCGTGATTTCATTCGGTGGTGGCTCTTCTCACGATACTGCTAAAGGTATCGCATTGGTGGCAGCTAACGGTGGTCATATTCGTGATTACTCAAAAGGTGTACACCTATCGAAAAAACCACAACTTCCATTGGTAACAGTGAATACAACTGCGGGTACGGCATCAGAAATGACGGTATTTGCGATTATCACAAACCAAGAAGATGAAACTAAATACCCAGTTGTTGATAAGCACTTCACCCCTATCATCGCAGTTAACGATTCAGAACTAATGGTAGCAATGCCTACGTTCCTAACTGCAACGACAGGTATGGACGCATTAACTCACGCAGTTGAAGCGTATGTTTCAACAGCAGCAACGCCAATCACTGATGCATCTGCAATCAAAGCGATTGAGTTAATTGTTAACAACTTAGAAGCAGTCGTGAATAACGGTGAAGACCGCGCCGCACGTGATGCAATGCAGTACGGTGAGTACTTAGCAGGGATGGCATTCTCAAATGCTTCTCTAGGTTACGTTCACTCAATGGCACACCAACTAGGTGGTGTTTACAACCTATCTCATGGTTTATGTAACGCAATCCTATTGGCTGAAGTATCACGCTTTAATGCTCAACAAGTACCAGAACGTTTTGTTGATATCGCAAAAGCAATGGGTGTTGATGTATCAGGCATGACTCAAGAGCAAGCAGTTAACGCAGCCCTTGAAGCGATTGATGCACTATCTGAAAAGGTAGGGACTAAGCAACGTCTAGCTGACCTGGGTGTTACTGAAGATAAACTCGCATTCATGGCACAAAATGCCCTAAATGATGCGTGTTCTTTAACTAACCCTCGTAAAGCAAACCTTGCTGAGATTGTTAATATCTTTAAAGCTCGCATGTAA
- the dtpA gene encoding dipeptide/tripeptide permease DtpA: MSDRSIFKQPKPFYLIFSIEFWERFGFYGMQAILTVYMVNILGMSESATFTLFGAFTALVFGSVAIGGWVGDKVLGTKRTIKLGAMILTIGYILLGLSASSNYGDSNLIYIAMGFIAMGNGLFKANPSSLLAKTYGENDPRLDGAFTMYYMAVNLGSFFSILLTPWIAEKFGYSLAFGVSAAGLIITIANFIISGHIVKNIGSKPDMKPVNIMYYIGILIGAVVLSFVSSILLQHLFYAHLILIIVGVIIVFLYFRESFLSHGLERAKMIVAFILMLQGVMFFVPFLQMPTSVNFFAIHNVSHDLFGFAIAPEQFQALNSLWVMVASPILAIIYNKYGDRFAMPLKFAIGMVFSSFSFLVLALGAHFANNDGIISSNWLVLSYIFQAVGEMLVSGLGLAMVAQLVPQRMMGFAMGMWFLTLATAAVFAGWVATLTAAPVGIVNPHQTLTIYSHIFSLIGYITAAIALLTLVIAPLLTRIIRGETKKTTVALF, from the coding sequence ATGTCCGACAGGAGCATATTTAAGCAACCCAAGCCGTTTTATTTGATTTTTTCAATAGAGTTTTGGGAACGATTTGGCTTCTATGGAATGCAAGCCATTTTAACCGTATATATGGTTAATATTCTTGGTATGTCTGAATCTGCAACCTTTACATTATTTGGTGCTTTTACAGCACTTGTTTTTGGGTCTGTTGCGATAGGTGGTTGGGTCGGCGATAAAGTATTAGGCACTAAGCGTACCATTAAGCTTGGAGCAATGATTTTAACTATTGGTTATATATTATTAGGATTATCAGCAAGTAGTAATTATGGTGATTCTAACTTAATTTATATTGCGATGGGTTTTATCGCGATGGGTAATGGCTTATTTAAAGCGAATCCATCAAGTTTACTTGCTAAAACGTATGGTGAAAATGATCCTCGCCTCGATGGTGCATTTACCATGTATTATATGGCGGTAAATTTAGGATCTTTTTTCTCTATATTATTAACCCCTTGGATAGCTGAAAAGTTTGGTTATAGCTTGGCGTTTGGAGTCAGTGCAGCCGGGCTTATTATTACTATCGCTAATTTTATTATTAGTGGTCATATAGTTAAAAATATAGGCTCAAAGCCTGACATGAAACCAGTTAACATTATGTATTATATTGGTATTTTAATTGGTGCTGTTGTTTTAAGTTTTGTTAGCTCAATTTTATTACAGCATCTATTTTATGCACATTTAATCTTAATTATTGTTGGTGTTATCATTGTTTTTCTGTATTTTCGAGAGTCATTTTTATCTCATGGTCTTGAACGTGCAAAAATGATTGTAGCGTTTATATTAATGTTGCAAGGTGTGATGTTTTTTGTCCCTTTTCTTCAAATGCCAACATCAGTTAACTTTTTTGCTATTCATAATGTGTCTCATGATCTTTTTGGTTTTGCTATTGCTCCTGAGCAGTTCCAAGCATTGAATTCATTATGGGTGATGGTCGCAAGCCCTATACTAGCGATTATATATAATAAATATGGGGATCGTTTTGCGATGCCATTGAAGTTTGCTATTGGTATGGTATTTAGCAGTTTTTCATTCTTAGTGTTGGCGCTTGGTGCTCATTTTGCAAATAACGATGGTATTATCAGTTCTAATTGGCTGGTATTATCTTATATTTTTCAGGCTGTTGGTGAGATGCTGGTGTCAGGATTAGGCTTGGCAATGGTTGCTCAACTTGTTCCACAGCGTATGATGGGGTTCGCGATGGGGATGTGGTTCTTAACGTTAGCTACCGCAGCAGTATTTGCAGGTTGGGTTGCAACATTAACAGCGGCACCTGTGGGGATTGTAAATCCTCATCAAACACTCACTATTTATAGTCATATATTTAGTCTTATCGGATATATCACGGCAGCAATTGCATTATTAACGTTAGTGATCGCGCCGTTATTAACGCGAATTATTCGTGGAGAAACAAAAAAGACGACGGTTGCATTGTTTTAA
- the adhP gene encoding alcohol dehydrogenase AdhP, with protein sequence MKAAIAHDFKKKLVIENIKIPSIGVNDVLVNIKACGVCHTDIHACQGDWPVKPKMPLIPGHEGVGIVTEVGKNVDHVKVGDRVGVPFLYTACGYCDYCLEGKETLCPDCLYTGYHVDGGYADYCKADARYIVKIPDELGFIEAAPLFCAGVTSYKALKVSNTKPGDWVAIVGVGGLGHLAIQYAVAMGLNVIAIDTGENKKELSLRLGAKHFIDFKIETPEIKIKELLGTGVHAAICLAVSKAGFESAYASIRRGGTLVLVGLPPEDMPVPIFDTVINGITLVGSIVGTRRDLAECLDFAAQGKIKTNIEVRKLEEINTIFDELEKGEVTGRIVMDYE encoded by the coding sequence ATGAAAGCGGCTATTGCACATGACTTTAAAAAGAAACTCGTAATTGAAAATATTAAGATTCCATCCATTGGTGTCAATGATGTATTAGTAAATATTAAAGCATGTGGTGTTTGTCATACTGATATTCACGCTTGTCAAGGTGACTGGCCTGTTAAGCCTAAAATGCCTCTTATTCCTGGTCATGAAGGGGTTGGTATTGTTACCGAGGTAGGTAAAAATGTTGATCATGTAAAAGTAGGTGATCGTGTCGGTGTTCCTTTCTTATACACAGCTTGTGGCTATTGTGATTACTGTTTAGAAGGAAAAGAAACACTTTGTCCTGATTGTCTTTATACAGGATATCATGTAGATGGTGGTTATGCTGATTACTGTAAAGCAGATGCCCGTTATATTGTAAAAATACCAGATGAGCTTGGTTTTATTGAAGCTGCACCTTTATTTTGTGCAGGTGTGACGTCTTATAAAGCGTTAAAAGTAAGTAATACAAAACCAGGTGATTGGGTTGCGATTGTTGGTGTTGGTGGTCTTGGTCACTTAGCTATACAGTATGCGGTAGCGATGGGATTAAATGTTATTGCTATCGATACTGGTGAAAATAAAAAAGAATTGTCATTACGATTAGGTGCTAAACATTTCATTGATTTTAAAATTGAAACTCCTGAAATTAAAATCAAAGAATTATTAGGCACAGGTGTTCACGCTGCTATTTGTTTAGCAGTATCTAAAGCAGGTTTTGAAAGTGCTTATGCATCAATTCGTAGAGGCGGAACACTCGTATTAGTCGGCTTACCACCAGAAGATATGCCAGTTCCTATTTTTGATACGGTAATTAATGGGATTACATTAGTTGGTTCAATTGTTGGTACTCGTCGAGATTTAGCTGAATGTCTTGATTTTGCAGCACAAGGCAAAATTAAAACAAACATTGAAGTTAGAAAACTAGAAGAGATCAATACTATTTTTGATGAACTTGAAAAAGGCGAAGTAACCGGTCGTATTGTAATGGATTACGAATAA
- a CDS encoding iron-containing alcohol dehydrogenase: MSNVFYMPPVTLMGPNAIQSLGAELASKELKKALIVTDGILAEIGLVDKLTDELKAHNLDFVVFDGVQPNPTEKNIEDGLALLAQSKADFVISFGGGSSHDTAKGIALVAANGGHIRDYSKGVHLSKKPQLPLVTVNTTAGTASEMTVFAIITNQEDETKYPVVDKHFTPIIAVNDSELMVAMPTFLTATTGMDALTHAVEAYVSTAATPITDASAIKAIELIVNNLEAVVNNGEDRAARDAMQYGEYLAGMAFSNASLGYVHSMAHQLGGVYNLSHGLCNAILLAEVSRFNAQQVPERFVDIAKAMGVDVSGMTQEQAVNAALEAIDALSEKVGTKQRLADLGVTEDKLAFMAQNALNDACSLTNPRQANLAEIVNIFKARM; encoded by the coding sequence ATGAGCAATGTATTTTACATGCCACCTGTAACCTTAATGGGTCCTAACGCTATTCAATCTCTAGGTGCTGAACTAGCATCAAAAGAATTGAAAAAAGCACTTATCGTGACTGATGGTATTCTTGCTGAAATCGGCCTAGTGGATAAACTGACTGATGAGCTAAAAGCACATAACTTAGATTTTGTTGTATTTGATGGTGTTCAACCAAACCCAACTGAGAAAAACATCGAAGATGGTCTTGCTCTTCTTGCACAAAGCAAAGCAGACTTCGTGATTTCATTTGGTGGTGGTTCTTCTCACGATACAGCTAAAGGTATCGCATTGGTGGCAGCTAACGGTGGTCATATTCGTGATTACTCAAAAGGTGTGCATCTATCTAAGAAACCACAACTTCCATTGGTAACAGTGAATACAACTGCAGGTACGGCATCAGAAATGACGGTATTTGCTATCATCACAAACCAAGAAGATGAAACTAAATACCCAGTAGTTGATAAGCACTTCACCCCTATCATCGCAGTTAACGATTCAGAACTAATGGTAGCAATGCCTACGTTCCTAACTGCAACGACAGGTATGGACGCATTAACTCACGCAGTTGAAGCCTATGTTTCAACAGCAGCAACGCCAATCACTGATGCATCTGCAATCAAAGCGATTGAGTTAATTGTTAACAACTTAGAAGCAGTCGTGAATAACGGTGAAGACCGCGCCGCACGTGATGCAATGCAGTACGGTGAGTACTTAGCAGGTATGGCATTCTCAAATGCTTCTCTAGGTTACGTTCACTCAATGGCACACCAACTAGGTGGTGTTTACAACCTATCTCATGGTTTATGTAACGCAATCCTATTGGCTGAAGTATCACGCTTCAATGCTCAACAAGTACCAGAGCGTTTTGTTGATATCGCAAAAGCAATGGGTGTTGATGTATCAGGCATGACTCAAGAGCAAGCAGTTAACGCAGCCCTTGAAGCGATTGATGCACTATCTGAAAAGGTAGGGACTAAGCAACGTCTAGCTGACCTGGGTGTTACTGAAGATAAACTCGCATTTATGGCACAAAATGCCCTAAATGATGCGTGTTCTTTAACGAACCCTCGTCAAGCAAATCTTGCTGAGATTGTTAATATCTTTAAAGCTCGCATGTAA
- a CDS encoding iron-containing alcohol dehydrogenase: MSNVFYMPPVTLMGPNAIQSLGAELASKELKKALIVTDSVLVEVGLVSKLIDELTAHNLDFVVFDGVQPNPTEKNIEDGLALLAQSKADFVISFGGGSSHDTAKGIALVAANGGHIRDYSKGVHLSKKPQLPLVTVNTTAGTASEMTVFAIITNQEDETKYPVVDKHFTPIIAVNDSELMVAMPTFLTATTGMDALTHAVEAYVSTAATPITDASAIKAIELIVNNLEAVVNNGEDRAARDAMQYGEYLAGMAFSNASLGYVHSMAHQLGGVYNLSHGLCNAILLAEVSRFNAQQVPERFVDIAKAMGVDVSGMTQEQAVNAALEAIDALSEKVGTKQRLADLGVTEDKLAFMAQNALNDACSLTNPRQANLAEIVNIFKARM; this comes from the coding sequence ATGAGCAATGTATTTTACATGCCACCTGTAACCTTAATGGGTCCTAACGCTATTCAATCTCTAGGTGCTGAACTAGCATCAAAAGAATTGAAAAAAGCACTGATTGTTACTGATAGTGTATTAGTCGAAGTCGGTCTTGTTAGCAAGTTAATAGATGAGCTAACAGCACATAACTTAGATTTCGTTGTGTTTGATGGTGTTCAACCAAACCCAACAGAGAAAAACATCGAAGATGGTCTTGCTCTTCTTGCACAAAGCAAAGCAGACTTCGTGATTTCATTTGGTGGTGGTTCTTCTCACGATACTGCTAAAGGTATCGCATTGGTGGCAGCTAACGGTGGTCATATTCGTGATTACTCAAAAGGTGTGCATCTATCTAAGAAACCACAACTTCCATTGGTAACAGTGAACACTACTGCGGGTACAGCATCAGAAATGACTGTATTTGCCATCATCACTAACCAAGAAGATGAAACTAAATACCCAGTAGTTGATAAGCACTTCACCCCTATCATCGCAGTTAACGATTCAGAACTAATGGTAGCAATGCCTACGTTCCTAACTGCAACGACAGGTATGGACGCATTAACTCACGCAGTTGAAGCCTATGTTTCAACAGCAGCAACGCCAATCACTGATGCATCTGCAATCAAAGCGATTGAGTTAATTGTTAACAACTTAGAAGCAGTCGTGAATAACGGTGAAGACCGCGCCGCACGTGATGCAATGCAGTACGGTGAGTACTTAGCAGGTATGGCATTCTCAAATGCTTCTCTAGGTTACGTTCACTCAATGGCACACCAACTAGGTGGTGTTTACAACCTATCTCATGGTTTATGTAACGCAATCCTATTGGCTGAAGTATCACGCTTCAATGCTCAACAAGTACCAGAGCGTTTTGTTGATATCGCAAAAGCAATGGGTGTTGATGTATCAGGCATGACTCAAGAGCAAGCAGTTAACGCAGCCCTTGAAGCGATTGATGCACTATCTGAAAAGGTAGGGACTAAGCAACGTCTAGCTGACCTGGGTGTTACTGAAGATAAACTCGCATTTATGGCACAAAATGCCCTAAATGATGCGTGTTCTTTAACGAACCCTCGTCAAGCAAATCTTGCTGAGATTGTTAATATCTTTAAAGCTCGCATGTAA
- a CDS encoding NAD(P)H-hydrate dehydratase: MKLYTAEQVREGEKEAAKRANISLYTLMQRAGEAVFQCLLHHYPKCKSVVIVTGGGNNGGDGFEVAQLALKHQLQVTVWHIGDPKQLQGDALIAYQQWIKLGGKVVFDSGSLPLSSVIIDAVLGTGLQGDLRSSAQVAIQWMNKQSAPIISIDIPSGLIANTGYCYSNVVFAAHTVSFIGLKQGLLTGQARNYVGQLHLDDLGVGALFNDVIDSSIEVLDPKKYTLLERLPCSHKGEYGRGVLIGGDQGMGGAILLASEACLNIGCGLTSVLTHPDHIMPSLSRTPEIMVQDWFDLVKYQQRIDWSTVIAIGPGLGQSEFARQKFDELRALSLPKVVDADALNLLAQSPNYDSHRILTPHPGEAARLLNVSISEIEQNRYKAIRQLQNKYGGCVILKGAGTLVCFEDRIVVCTAGNAAMATSGMGDILTGILVGLLAQTQDIFLSACLGVWLHSACADYIVTNTGKKVLKASDLIECFHVVMAMA; encoded by the coding sequence ATGAAACTTTATACTGCGGAACAAGTTAGAGAAGGTGAAAAAGAGGCGGCAAAGCGCGCGAATATTTCACTCTATACGCTTATGCAACGTGCTGGAGAAGCTGTTTTTCAGTGCTTATTACACCACTATCCCAAGTGCAAATCAGTGGTTATTGTTACTGGTGGTGGTAATAACGGCGGTGATGGTTTTGAAGTTGCTCAGTTAGCTTTAAAGCATCAGTTACAGGTTACTGTTTGGCATATTGGTGATCCTAAACAATTACAAGGGGATGCGTTAATTGCTTATCAGCAGTGGATTAAGTTAGGTGGAAAGGTGGTTTTTGACTCTGGATCATTACCATTATCAAGTGTAATTATTGACGCTGTTTTAGGAACCGGATTGCAAGGTGATCTTAGATCATCAGCCCAAGTTGCTATCCAATGGATGAATAAGCAATCAGCGCCCATAATATCAATTGATATTCCATCTGGGTTAATAGCGAATACTGGGTACTGTTATTCGAATGTCGTGTTTGCAGCGCACACCGTGAGTTTTATTGGTTTAAAACAAGGACTATTGACTGGGCAAGCGCGTAATTATGTCGGTCAGTTGCATTTGGATGATTTAGGGGTTGGAGCGTTATTTAACGATGTTATTGATTCATCCATTGAAGTATTAGATCCTAAAAAATATACGTTACTTGAGCGATTACCTTGTTCACACAAAGGAGAATATGGTCGCGGCGTGTTGATCGGTGGCGATCAAGGCATGGGAGGAGCGATCTTATTAGCATCGGAAGCGTGTTTAAATATTGGTTGTGGCTTGACCTCGGTATTAACCCATCCTGATCATATTATGCCTAGTTTGAGTCGTACTCCAGAAATTATGGTTCAGGATTGGTTCGATCTTGTAAAATATCAACAGAGAATAGATTGGAGCACGGTTATTGCCATTGGACCAGGGCTTGGGCAGTCAGAGTTTGCACGGCAAAAATTTGATGAGCTAAGAGCTTTATCTTTACCTAAAGTGGTTGATGCTGATGCCCTTAATCTATTAGCACAGTCTCCTAATTATGATAGTCATCGAATCTTAACCCCCCATCCTGGTGAAGCTGCTCGATTATTAAATGTGTCAATTTCTGAGATTGAGCAAAATCGTTATAAAGCAATTCGTCAGCTACAAAATAAATATGGCGGATGTGTAATTTTAAAAGGCGCAGGTACATTAGTCTGTTTTGAGGATCGTATTGTGGTCTGTACTGCGGGTAATGCGGCAATGGCGACGAGTGGTATGGGGGATATTTTGACAGGTATATTAGTTGGTTTACTCGCACAAACGCAGGACATATTTTTATCAGCTTGTTTGGGGGTTTGGCTACATAGTGCTTGTGCTGATTATATTGTTACGAATACAGGAAAAAAGGTTTTAAAAGCAAGTGACTTAATTGAGTGTTTTCATGTGGTGATGGCAATGGCTTAA